One Rosa chinensis cultivar Old Blush chromosome 5, RchiOBHm-V2, whole genome shotgun sequence genomic region harbors:
- the LOC112164079 gene encoding uncharacterized protein LOC112164079, with product MIRAANQRPNLEEAYQGPFPPHISQTPYPRGYKNITFSTFSGEEVENAAAHLVRFRVQCGQYQNDDNLKCNIFATSLSGSAFTWFTKLQLGSIASWPAMEKLFKETFGTIEPEVDLASLTQMAQQPTESAIRYLQRFQIQKGKLNVILLEKELVKLAIKGLEPRQRKKQHGSMFNSMGELITEVGSFEHLLKEMDAMKNASKGTYIPGKRRIVAALSHQSSSFDPYYKSEQSSTAEADESEEDEIAALELTEKKASTLKQLKLCKEPVKLKSVVFTKPEFASYTYNANKAHEILDEMIAAKMVKTDFGPFPKPEQLRGKKYCKLHNMWNHNTADCVKLKDQIQIWLNNGSLQVEAPTTAAALVDIDPFPDTGINMVDVAWGEKD from the coding sequence ATGATCAGGGCTGCGAACCAGAGGCCTAACCTGGAGGAGGCCTACCAAGGGCCCTTCCCACCGCATATTTCACAGACACCTTATCCTAGGGGATATAAGAACATTACGTTCTCTACTTTCTCGGGAGAGGAAGTCGAAAATGCCGCGGCCCATTTGGTTAGGTTTCGAGTACAgtgtggccagtaccagaacgacGACAATCTGAAGTGTAACATCTTCGCTACTTCTTTATCGGGGTCTGCCTTCACCTGGTTCACTAAGCTACAACTGGGATCAATTGCGAGTTGGCCTGCGATGGAGAAGCTGTTCAAGGAAACCTTCGGGACTATCGAGCCGGAAGTAGATCTGGCTTCACTCACTCAGATGGCTCAGCAGCCAACTGAATCCGCTATCAGGTACCTTCAGCGCTTTCAGATCCAGAAGGGAAAGTTGAACGTAATTCTGCTGGAGAAAGAACTGGTGAAATTGGCAATCAAAGGCTTAGAGCCCCGCCAACGCAAAAAACagcatggaagcatgttcaATTCCATGGGGGAACTGATCACAGAAGTAGGAAGTTTCGAGCACTTGCTCAAGGAGATGGACGCTATGAAAAACGCCTCGAAGGGGACATATATCCCAGGGAAACGCCGAATAGTGGCTGCACTCAGCCATCAATCCAGTTCCTTTGATCCTTACTACAAGAGTGAGCAATCTAGTACAGCAGAGGCTGATGAgtctgaagaagatgagataGCTGCCCTGGAGCTCACCGAGAAAAAGGCTTCAACGTTAAAGCAACTGAAGCTGTGCAAAGAGCCGGTGAAGCTCAAGTCGgtggttttcaccaaaccagAGTTCGCAAGTTATACATACAACGCGAACAAAGCGCATGAAATCTTAGATgaaatgatcgccgcgaagatggtgaaaaccgACTTCGGCCCATTTCCCAAACCAGAGCAGCTAAGGGGGAAGAAATACTGCAAACTCCATAATATGTGGAATCATAATACAGCCGATTGTGTTAAGCTGAAGGATCAGATCCAAATCTGGTTAAATAACGGTAGTTTGCAAGTAGAGGCACCGACAACAGCAGCAGCGTTGGTGGACATAGATCCCTTCCCAGATACCGGCATCAACATGGTGGACGTGGCATGGGGTGAAAAAGATTAG